A region of Micropterus dolomieu isolate WLL.071019.BEF.003 ecotype Adirondacks linkage group LG01, ASM2129224v1, whole genome shotgun sequence DNA encodes the following proteins:
- the LOC123980153 gene encoding myosin-7-like, with translation MSSDAVMAEFGSAASFLRKSEKERLEAQTRPFDIKRQCFVPDPEVEYVKATVTSRDGDKVTVETEFGKTVVHKEADIHPQNPPKFDKIEDMAMFTFLHEPAVLFNLKERYAAWMIYTYSGLFCVTVNPYKWLPVYDQAVVNAYRGKKRSEAPPHIYSISDNAYQYMLSDRENQSVLITGESGAGKTVNTKRVIQYFASIAAVSGKKDAAQEKKGTLEDQIIQANPALEAFGNAKTIRNDNSSRFGKFIRIHFGVSGKLASADIETYLLEKSRVTYQLKAERDYHIFYQILSQKKPELLEMLLITSNPYDYSFISQGEISVTSIDDAEELMATDEAFDVLGFTQEEKNSIYKLTGAIMHFGNMKFKQKQREEQAEADGTEDLDKVAYLLGLNSADLLKGLCHPRVKVGNEWVTKGQNVQQVYYSIGALSKSVYEKMFLWMVVRINQSLDTKQPRQYFIGVLDIAGFEIFDFNTFEQLCINYTNEKLQQFFNHHMFVLEQEEYKKEGIVWEFIDFGMDLAACIELIEKPMGIMSILEEECMFPKASDATFKAKLYDNHLGKSNNFQKPRVVKGKPEAHFSLVHYAGVVDYNISNWLVKNKDPLNETVVGLFQKSTLKVLANLFIGYAGAESAQDAGGKGGKGGGKKKGSSFQTVSALHRENLNKLMTNLRSTHPHFVRCIIPNETKTPGAMENPLVMHQLRCNGVLEGIRICRKGFPNRIQYGDFKQRYRILNPNAIPEGQFIDNKKAAEKLLGSLDIDHEQYKLGHTKVFFKAGLLGVLEEMRDDRLALIITGIQARARGLLARIEFQKIVERRDALLVIQWNVRAFMGVKNWPWMKMYFKIKPLLKSAETEKEMANMKEEFTKLKEAYAKSEARRKELEEKMVTLLQEKNDLQLQVQSEQDNLTDAEERCEGLIKSKIQLEAKSKELTERLEDEEEMNAELTAKKRKLEDECSELKKDIDDLELTLTKVEKEKHATENKVKNLTEEMAALDEIIAKLTKEKKALQEAHQQTLDDLQSEEDKVNTLTKAKAKLEQQVDDLEGSLEQEKKVRMDLERAKRKLEGDLKLSQESLMDLENDKQQLDEKLKKKDFEISQLLSKIDDEQTLAAQLQKKLKELQARIEELEEELEAERAARAKVEKQRADLARELEEISERLEEAGGATAAQIEMNKKREAEFQKMRRDLEEATLQHEATTATLRKKNADSVADLGEQIDNLQRVKQKLEKEKSELRLELDDVVSNMEQIVKSKSNLEKMCRTLEDQMSELRTKTDENQRIISDFTMQKAKLQTENGEISRQLEEKDSLVSQLTRGKQSYTQQIEDLKRQLEEEVKAKNALAHAVQSSRHDCDLLREQYEEEQEAKAELQRCMSKANSEVAQWRTKYETDAIQRTEELEDAKKKLAQRLQDAEEAVEAVNAKCSSLEKTKHRLQGEIEDLMVDVERSNAAAAALDKKQRNFDKVLAEWKQKYEESQTELESAQKEARSLSTELFKLKNSYEESLDHLETMKRENKNLQEEISDLTEQLGEGGKSIHELEKIRKQLEQEKAEIQAALEEAEGSLEHEESKILRVQLEFNQVKAEIERKLAEKDEEMEQAKRNHQRVVDTLQSSLEAETRSRNEALRVKKKMEGDLNEMEIQLSQANRQAAEAQKQLKGVHAHLKDLQLQLDDALRANEDLKENIAIVERRNNLLQAELDELRSVVEQTERGRKLAEQELLDVSERVQLLHSQNTSLLNQKKKLEGDTTQLQSEVEEAVQECRNAEEKAKKAITDAAMMAEELKKXXXXXXXXXXXXXXXXXXXXXXXXXXXXXXXXXXSLEAETRSRNEALRVKKKMEGDLNEMEIQLSQANRQAAEAQKQLKGVHAHLKDLQLQLDDALRANEDLKENIAIVERRNNLLQAELDELRSVVEQTERGRKLAEQELLDVSERVQLLHSQNTSLLNQKKKLEGDTTQLQSEVEEAVQECRNAEEKAKKAITDAAMMAEELKKEQDTSSHLERMKKNMEQTIKDLQHRLDEAEQIAMKGGKKQIQKLEARVRELETEVETEQKKGGDSVKGVRKYERRVKELTYQTEEDRKNLARLQDLVDKLQLKVKAYKRAAEEAEEQANSSLTKLRKLQHELDEAEERADIAESQVNKMRAKSRDSGSKKGHDGE, from the exons ATGAGCAGCGATGCTGTTATGGCAGAGTTTGGGTCCGCCGCTTCCTTCCTGAGAAAGTCAGAGAAGGAGCGCCTGGAGGCCCAGACTCGCCCCTTCGACATAAAGAGGCAGTGTTTTGTGCCCGACCCTGAGGTGGAATACGTTAAAGCCACAGTGACCAGCAGAGATGGCGACAAAGTCACCGTTGAAACTGAGTTTGGAAAA actgtAGTCCATAAGGAGGCGGATATCCACCCTCAGAACCCGCCAAAGTTCGATAAAATTGAAGACATGGCGATGTTCACCTTCCTCCATGAGCCTGCTGTACTGTTTAACCTCAAAGAGCGTTACGCAGCATGGATGATCTAC ACCTACTCAGGACTGTTCTGTGTGACTGTCAACCCCTACAAGTGGCTGCCAGTGTACGATCAGGCAGTGGTCAACGCCTacagaggaaagaagagaagtgaagCTCCTCCTCACATCTACTCCATTTCTGACAACGCCTACCAGTACATGCTGTCAG ACAGAGAAAACCAGTCTGTCCTTATCAC CGGAGAATCTGGTGCAGGAAAGACTGTGAACACCAAGAGAGTCATCCAGTACTTTGCCAGCATCGCAGCTGTTTCTGGCAAAAAGGATGCTGCTCAGGAGAAAAAG GGTACCCTGGAGGATCAAATCATCCAGGCCAATCCTGCCCTGGAGGCCTTTGGAAACGCCAAGACCATCAGAAATGACAACTCCTCCAGATTT GGTAAATTCATTCGAATCCATTTTGGAGTCAGTGGTAAACTGGCTTCAGCAGATATTGAAACTT ATCTGCTGGAGAAATCCCGTGTCACCTATCAACTTAAGGCTGAAAGAGACTACCACATCTTCTACCAGATTCTGTCCCAAAAGAAACCAGAACTGCTGG agatGCTGCTTATTACAAGCAACCCCTACGACTATTCATTCATCTCCCAAGGAGAGATCTCTGTCACATCAATTGATGATGCTGAAGAGTTAATGGCAACTGAT gaagcGTTTGATGTTCTGGGATTCACCCAAGAAGAGAAGAACAGCATCTACAAGCTGACTGGAGCCATCATGCACTTTGGCAACATGAAGTTCAAGcagaagcagagagaggagcaagcAGAGGCTGACGGCACTGAAG ATTTGGACAAAGTTGCATATCTGCTGGGCTTGAACTCTGCTGACCTGCTGAAGGGCCTGTGCCACCCAAGAGTCAAGGTTGGAAATGAGTGGGTCACCAAAGGTCAGAATGTTCAGCAG gTGTACTACTCTATTGGTGCACTGTCCAAGTCAGTGTATGAGAAAATGTTCTTGTGGATGGTGGTGAGAATCAACCAGTCCCTGGATACCAAGCAACCTCGCCAGTACTTCATTGGTGTGCTGGACATTGCTGGCTTTGAGATCTTTGAT TTCAACACCTTTGAGCAACTGTGCATCAACTACACTAatgagaagctgcagcagttcTTCAACCATCACATGTTTGTGCTGGAACAAGAAGAGTACAAGAAAGAGGGCATCGTATGGGAGTTCATTGACTTTGGCATGGACTTGGCGGCCTGCATTGAACTAATTGAGAAG CCCATGGGCATCATGTCCATCCTTGAAGAGGAGTGCATGTTCCCCAAAGCTAGCGATGCAACATTTAAAGCCAAATTGTATGACAACCACCTGGGTAAAAGTAACAACTTCCAGAAGCCCAGAGTTGTTAAGGGGAAACCAGAAGCTCATTTCTCCCTGGTTCACTATGCTGGTGTTGTTGATTACAACATCAGTAACTGGCTTGTGAAGAACAAGGACCCACTGAATGAAACTGTGGTGGGACTCTTTCAGAAGTCCACTCTCAAAGTGTTGGCAAATCTTTTCATTGGCTATGCTGGAGCAGAATCAG CCCAGGATGCAGGAGGCAAGGGAGGAAAGGGAGGTGGAAAGAAGAAAGGTTCATCCTTCCAGACTGTGTCTGCGTTGCACAGG GAAAATTTGAACAAACTGATGACCAACCTAAGGTCAACTCACCCCCACTTTGTACGCTGCATCATCCCCAATGAGACCAAGACTCCTGGGGCGATGGAGAATCCTCTGGTCATGCACCAGCTACGCTGTAATGGTGTGCTGGAAGGCATCAGGATCTGCAGGAAGGGATTCCCCAACAGGATCCAGTATGGAGACTTCAAACAAAG ATACCGTATCCTGAACCCTAATGCTATCCCTGAGGGACAGTTCATTGACAACAAGAAAGCAGCAGAAAAATTGCTTGGCTCTCTGGACATCGACCATGAGCAGTATAAACTAGGACACACAAAG GTGTTCTTCAAAGCTGGTCTGCTGGGTGTTCTTGAGGAGATGAGAGATGATCGTCTTGCTCTCATCATCACTGGAATTCAAGCAAGAGCCAGAGGACTACTTGCCAGGATTGAGTTCCAGAAAATAGTTGAGCGCAG GGATGCCTTACTGGTGATCCAGTGGAATGTGCGTGCCTTCATGGGTGTCAAGAATTGGCCCTGGATGAAGAtgtacttcaaaataaaacctctGCTGAAATCAGCTGAGACTGAGAAGGAGATGGCAAACATGAAGGAGGAGTTTACGAAGCTCAAAGAGGCTTATGCTAAGTCTGAGGCTCGTAGGAAAGAGCTGGAGGAAAAAATGGTCACTCTTCTCCAAGAGAAAAACGACCTGCAGCTCCAAGTCCAATCT GAACAAGACAATCTTACAGATGCTGAGGAGCGCTGTGAGGGTCTGATCAAGAGTAAGATCCAGCTTGAGGCCAAATCCAAAGAGCTGACAGAGAGGctggaagatgaagaggagatgAATGCAGAGCTGACTGCCAAGAAGAGGAAGCTAGAGGATGAGTGTTCAGAACTCAAGAAGGACATTGATGATCTGGAGCTGACTCTGACTAAAGTGGAAAAGGAAAAGCATGCCACTGAGAACAAG GTTAAAAACCTGACCGAAGAGATGGCAGCTTTGGATGAAATCATTGCTAAGCTCaccaaagaaaagaaagctcTTCAGGAGGCTCATCAGCAAACGCTGGACGACCTGCAGAGTGAGGAGGACAAAGTCAACACTCTGACCAAGGCCAAAGCCAAGCTGGAGCAGCAAGTTGATGAT CTTGAAGGTTCTCTGGAACAAGAGAAGAAGGTCAGGATGGATCTTGAGAGAGCAAAGAGAAAGCTGGAAGGAGATCTGAAGCTGAGCCAGGAGAGCCTAATGGACCTGGAGAATGACAAGCAGCAACTTGATGAGAAGCTGAAGAA AAAGGACTTTGAGATAAGCCAACTTCTCAGCAAGATTGACGATGAACAAACACTGGCGGCCCAACTTCAGAAGAAACTGAAGGAGTTACAG GCCCGAATTGAAGAGCTGGAGGAAGAGCTGGAAGCAGAGCGAGCTGCCCGAGCcaaggtggagaaacagagggCTGATTTGGCCAGGGAACTGGAGGAGATCAGTGAGAGGCTGGAGGAGGCCGGAGGAGCCACTGCGGCCCAGATAGAGATGAACAAGAAGAGAGAGGCCGAGTTTCAGAAGATGCGCAGAGACCTTGAAGAGGCCACTCTGCAGCACGAAGCCACTACTGCTACACTGAGAAAGAAGAATGCAGACAGTGTGGCCGACCTGGGAGAGCAGATTGACAATCTGCAAAGAGTCAAACAGAAgctggagaaagagaagagcgaGCTCAGACTGGAGCTGGACGATGTGGTATCCAACATGGAGCAGATTGTCAAGTCCAAA TCAAACTTGGAGAAAATGTGTCGCACTCTCGAAGATCAAATGAGTGAATTGAGGACTAAAACTGATGAAAACCAGCGTATCATCAGTGATTTCACCATGCAGAAAGCAAAGCTTCAAACTGAGAATG GTGAGATTAGCAGACAGCTGGAGGAGAAGGACTCCTTGGTCTCCCAGCTGACCAGAGGGAAGCAGTCTTACACTCAGCAGATTGAAGACCTCAAGAGACAACTAGAGGAGGAAGTCAAG GCCAAGAATGCACTTGCCCATGCAGTGCAGTCTTCTCGCCATGACTGTGACCTGTTGAGGGAGCAGtatgaggaggagcaggaggccaAAGCTGAGCTGCAACGCTGCATGTCCAAGGCAAACTCTGAGGTGGCTCAGTGGAGAACCAAGTACGAAACTGATGCCATCCAGAGAACGGAGGAGCTGGAAGATGCAAA GAAAAAACTAGCCCAGCGTCTGCAGGATGCGGAAGAAGCTGTGGAAGCTGTTAACGCTAAATGTTCCTCCCTGGAGAAGACCAAACACAGACTTCAGGGTGAGATTGAGGATCTCATGGTGGATGTGGAGAGATCaaatgctgctgcagcagctctggacaagaaacaaagaaactTTGACAAG GTCCTTGCTGAGTGGAAGCAGAAGTATGAGGAGTCCCAGACTGAGCTTGAAAGTGCCCAGAAAGAGGCTCGTTCTTTGAGCACTGAGCTCTTCAAACTGAAGAACTCTTATGAAGAATCCCTGGATCATCTGGAGACCATGAAACGAGAAAACAAGAATCTCCAAG AGGAAATTTCTGACCTGACTGAGCAACTTGGTGAGGGAGGCAAGAGCATCCACGAGCTGGAGAAGATCCGTAaacagctggagcaggagaaggCTGAGATACAAGCTGCTCTGGAGGAAGCTGAG GGCTCCCTGGAGCATGAGGAGAGTAAGATTCTCCGAGTTCAGCTTGAGTTCAACCAGGTGAAGGCTGAAATTGAGCGGAAGCTGGCTGAGAAGGACGAAGAGATGGAGCAGGCCAAGCGTAACCATCAGAGAGTGGTGGACACGCTGCAGAGCTCCCTGGAGGCCGAGACTCGCAGCAGAAACGAGGCTCTCAGGGTAAAAAAGAAGATGGAGGGAGATCTCAATGAGATGGAGATCCAGCTGAGCCAGGCCAACAGGCAGGCAGCAGAGGCTCAGAAGCAGCTCAAGGGAGTCCATGCTCATCTGAAG GACTtgcagctgcagctggatgATGCTCTTCGTGCCAATGAGGATCTGAAGGAGAACATTGCCATTGTGGAGAGACGTAATAACTTGCTGCAGGCTGAACTTGATGAGCTGAGGTCTGTGGTGGAGCAGACTGAGAGAGGTCGTAAACTGGCAGAGCAGGAACTGCTTGATGTCAGTGAGAGAGTTCAGCTGCTGCACTCTCAG AACACCAGCCTGCTGAACCAGAAGAAGAAGCTGGAGGGAGACACCACCCAGCTTCAGAGTGAGGTGGAGGAGGCGGTGCAGGAGTGCCGAAATGCTGAGGAGAAGGCGAAGAAGGCCATAACTGATGCTGCCATGATGgcagaggagctgaagaaggANNNNNNNNNNNNNNNNNNNNNNNNNNNNNNNNNNNNNNNNNNNNNNNNNNNNNNNNNNNNNNNNNNNNNNNNNNNNNNNNNNNNNNNNNNNNNNNNNNNNTCCCTGGAGGCCGAGACTCGCAGCAGAAACGAGGCTCTCAGGGTAAAAAAGAAGATGGAGGGAGATCTCAATGAGATGGAGATCCAGCTGAGCCAGGCCAACAGGCAGGCAGCAGAGGCTCAGAAGCAGCTCAAGGGAGTCCATGCTCATCTGAAG GACTtgcagctgcagctggatgATGCTCTTCGTGCCAATGAGGATCTGAAGGAGAACATTGCCATTGTGGAGAGACGTAATAACTTGCTGCAGGCTGAACTTGATGAGCTGAGGTCTGTGGTGGAGCAGACTGAGAGAGGTCGTAAACTGGCAGAGCAGGAACTGCTTGATGTCAGTGAGAGAGTTCAGCTGCTGCACTCTCAG AACACCAGCCTGCTGAACCAGAAGAAGAAGCTGGAGGGAGACACCACCCAGCTTCAGAGTGAGGTGGAGGAGGCGGTGCAGGAGTGCCGAAATGCTGAGGAGAAGGCGAAGAAGGCCATAACTGATGCTGCCATGATGgcagaggagctgaagaaggagCAGGACACCAGCTCTCACCTGGAGCGTATGAAGAAAAACATGGAACAAACCATCAAAGACCTGCAGCACCGTCTGGATGAAGCTGAGCAAATAGCCATGAAAGGTGGCAAGAAGCAGATCCAGAAGCTGGAGGCCAGG GTGAGGGAGCTGGAAACTGAGGTGGAAACTGAGCAAAAGAAGGGCGGTGATTCTGTAAAAGGAGTCCGTAAATATGAGAGACGTGTCAAGGAGCTTACCTATCAG ACTGAAGAGGACCGGAAGAATCTGGCCCGTCTGCAGGACCTGGTAGACAAACTGCAGCTGAAGGTCAAAGCTTACAAGAGGGCTGCAGAGGAGGCT GAGGAACAAGCCAACAGCAGTCTGACCAAGCTTCGTAAACTGCAACACGAACTGGACGAGGCAGAGGAGAGGGCTGACATTGCTGAGTCCCAGGTCAACAAGATGAGAGCCAAAAGCCGTGATAGTGGATCCAAG AAGGGACATGACGGAGAGTAA